In a genomic window of Chryseobacterium sp. G0162:
- a CDS encoding acyltransferase family protein has protein sequence MTRERSERLYGLDHLRALAIVMVLLFHYRAFKHPEWIDTIGRFGWTGVDLFFVLSGFLISGQLFKEMNEKGTISLKTFYIKRFFRIVPAYFFTLFLYFTIPFFREREALPPLWKFVTFTQNYRLDVISQGTFSHAWSLCIEEQFYLILPLFLLVIMPSKLFKYFTVLIILFIMFSLIMRLVTWNVYIADTDPDSLEFWRSWYMKIYYPSHTRLDGLGTGVLIGYCMQYFSGFKRMVHQNGNRLFLIGIGLLGISFWICNEQASKEASVFGFTLVAISYGFIVLSAVSASSFFSNRKSYITAELAALSYAVYLSHKGIIHLVQVLFEHFDLKTSDNVCLLVCVLGCLSGGLVYRFFIEKPFAGVKYRVLNKEK, from the coding sequence ATGACAAGAGAACGATCAGAAAGGCTTTACGGATTAGATCATCTGAGAGCATTAGCTATTGTAATGGTTTTACTGTTTCACTATAGGGCATTTAAGCATCCGGAATGGATTGATACTATAGGAAGATTTGGCTGGACCGGAGTTGATCTCTTCTTTGTGTTGAGTGGTTTCCTGATTTCAGGACAATTGTTTAAAGAAATGAATGAAAAAGGAACAATAAGCTTAAAGACCTTTTATATTAAACGTTTTTTTAGGATTGTTCCGGCTTATTTTTTTACTCTTTTTCTGTATTTTACCATCCCTTTTTTCAGGGAACGGGAAGCTTTACCTCCTTTATGGAAGTTTGTAACCTTCACCCAGAATTATAGATTGGATGTAATCAGCCAGGGGACATTTTCTCATGCATGGTCTTTATGTATTGAAGAACAGTTTTACCTTATTCTTCCCTTGTTTCTTTTGGTTATAATGCCCTCAAAATTATTTAAATATTTTACTGTTTTAATTATTCTTTTTATCATGTTTTCTCTCATCATGAGACTGGTAACCTGGAATGTATATATAGCCGATACGGATCCTGATTCTCTGGAATTCTGGCGTTCCTGGTATATGAAAATATATTACCCAAGCCATACAAGGTTAGATGGTCTTGGAACCGGAGTTCTTATTGGCTATTGTATGCAGTATTTTTCCGGTTTTAAAAGGATGGTTCACCAAAATGGGAACAGGCTATTTCTTATTGGGATTGGGTTGTTGGGAATTTCATTTTGGATATGTAATGAACAGGCCTCAAAAGAAGCGTCAGTGTTTGGGTTTACTCTGGTGGCCATAAGCTATGGTTTTATTGTTTTATCAGCTGTTTCAGCATCGTCATTCTTTTCAAATAGGAAATCCTATATTACTGCGGAACTGGCAGCTTTGTCATATGCAGTTTACCTTTCTCATAAGGGAATTATTCATTTGGTTCAGGTTCTTTTTGAACATTTCGATCTCAAAACTTCGGATAATGTATGCCTATTGGTTTGTGTATTGGGATGTCTTTCGGGTGGTTTAGTGTACAGATTCTTCATTGAAAAACCTTTTGCAGGTGTTAAATACAGGGTTTTAAACAAAGAGAAATAA
- a CDS encoding LytR/AlgR family response regulator transcription factor, with the protein MINCIIVDDEPLAARLLENHISKIDHLKLAGKAENALEAYKLLQNQAIDLMFLDIQMPHFNGIDFLKSLSQKPKTIFTTAYRDFAIEGFELEAVDYLLKPITFERFFKSVERVLRNINDSKDDFIILKTEGMHRKLSLADIIYIESQGNDIKITLSANESLISKNKITDLELLLASKGFIRIHRSFIINTHFVTAFNNHELHLGTYQIPIGRSYRQEFDNFMLTFSKNRLL; encoded by the coding sequence ATGATTAACTGTATCATTGTAGATGACGAACCTTTAGCTGCCAGGTTGCTGGAAAATCATATTTCCAAAATCGATCATTTGAAACTGGCAGGCAAGGCAGAGAATGCCCTTGAAGCTTATAAACTTCTTCAAAATCAGGCTATAGACCTGATGTTTCTTGATATTCAGATGCCTCACTTCAACGGAATTGATTTTTTAAAATCCCTTTCACAAAAGCCTAAAACAATTTTTACAACCGCATACCGGGACTTTGCCATTGAAGGATTTGAACTGGAAGCCGTAGACTATCTGTTGAAGCCTATCACTTTTGAACGTTTTTTCAAATCTGTAGAACGGGTGTTGAGGAATATCAATGATTCAAAAGACGATTTTATCATTCTTAAAACAGAAGGAATGCATCGAAAGTTATCCCTTGCAGACATTATTTATATTGAAAGCCAGGGAAATGACATCAAAATAACTTTATCTGCAAACGAATCCCTGATCTCAAAAAATAAAATAACGGATCTGGAACTTCTTTTAGCATCAAAAGGATTTATAAGAATTCACCGGTCATTTATTATCAATACTCACTTCGTCACTGCTTTTAACAATCATGAACTTCATCTTGGAACCTATCAGATTCCTATAGGAAGAAGCTACAGACAGGAATTTGATAATTTCATGTTAACATTCTCAAAAAACAGACTTTTATAA
- a CDS encoding sensor histidine kinase: MMMKTRATVYNLQNIYFQLFFWIALFLFGIARAYDDYNGEMFKQLVIYNFCHWIFQILAANFIYYILIRHFFDRKKYIEFTFCLILSLYFISVANRIFIVDIAEPFFTNEPKDSLSSIFTDIRYLLFHYTFPIISGAFIFISIMFFMRYKDEKENTIQLEKEKTELELKSLKSQLNPHFLFNTLNNIYSLSISNSDKTSQSISQLSDILDYLLYKGQKKWVSVADELNIIDNYIALESLRYADERLKITKKIALTSVNFIPPLLYLTLVENAFKHGAGKSSEQTEIKIELETNTQHSVFRIENTYDGISDSNEKGIGIQNIKQQLELHYQKHFTFRISRENNIFNVEIITPSRYD; the protein is encoded by the coding sequence ATGATGATGAAAACCAGAGCAACCGTGTATAACCTACAAAATATATACTTCCAGTTATTTTTCTGGATTGCTTTGTTTTTGTTTGGGATAGCAAGAGCCTATGACGATTACAACGGAGAAATGTTTAAACAATTGGTGATTTATAATTTTTGTCATTGGATCTTTCAGATTCTGGCAGCCAATTTTATCTATTATATCCTGATCCGCCATTTCTTTGACCGAAAAAAATATATTGAATTCACATTCTGCCTGATCCTGAGTTTATACTTTATTTCAGTAGCCAACAGAATCTTTATTGTGGATATTGCTGAGCCTTTTTTCACCAATGAACCCAAAGACAGTCTGAGCAGCATTTTTACTGATATCCGGTATCTTTTGTTCCATTATACATTTCCTATCATCAGTGGAGCATTTATCTTTATTTCCATCATGTTTTTTATGCGGTATAAAGATGAAAAAGAAAATACCATCCAACTGGAAAAGGAAAAAACCGAACTGGAATTGAAATCCTTGAAATCCCAGCTTAACCCTCATTTTCTGTTTAACACACTGAATAATATTTATTCTCTTTCTATCAGTAATTCAGATAAAACATCCCAATCCATCAGCCAGCTCTCAGATATTCTGGATTATCTTCTGTACAAAGGACAGAAAAAATGGGTTTCTGTTGCTGATGAACTGAATATTATTGACAATTATATTGCACTGGAAAGCCTGCGCTATGCTGACGAAAGATTAAAAATAACTAAGAAAATAGCATTAACATCGGTCAATTTCATTCCACCATTACTCTATTTAACCTTAGTAGAAAATGCCTTTAAACACGGTGCCGGAAAAAGCTCTGAACAAACGGAAATCAAAATAGAATTGGAAACAAATACCCAACATTCTGTTTTCAGAATTGAAAATACCTATGATGGCATTTCAGATTCTAATGAAAAAGGAATCGGGATTCAGAATATTAAGCAACAGTTGGAGCTTCACTATCAGAAACATTTCACCTTCCGTATTTCCCGGGAAAACAATATTTTTAACGTTGAAATAATCACTCCTTCACGATATGATTAA
- the bla gene encoding class A beta-lactamase, which produces MKLKKIIPTLFIVLLSLPLFSQNHTNSELKKAIETILAHKKADVGVSIVTAGTPKKEVIQINGNKPLPMLSTFKFPVALAVLHKVEKGELSLQQKIYIKKEELLEDTYSPFKDKYPDGNIELSLEDCIQWMVVYSDNNLTDILLRLIGGPDYVQQFINSKNIVIKNDEEGMHKDWDSQFINTITPNEATQLLEQFYTGKILNKEHTKWLYTAMLNNATGAKRLKGKLPKDVKVAHRTGTSFTNKAGMTGAVNDYGIIELSDKKRIYIAVLVHDTYETFENSEAIIADIAKAAYNHYKK; this is translated from the coding sequence ATGAAATTAAAAAAAATTATTCCTACTCTGTTTATCGTATTGTTAAGTCTTCCGCTTTTTTCACAGAACCATACAAATTCTGAATTAAAAAAAGCAATTGAAACCATTCTTGCCCATAAAAAAGCGGACGTAGGAGTTTCTATTGTCACAGCAGGAACCCCAAAAAAGGAAGTAATCCAAATCAATGGCAATAAGCCACTTCCCATGCTAAGCACCTTCAAATTTCCTGTAGCTTTAGCTGTTCTTCATAAAGTGGAAAAAGGTGAACTTTCTTTACAACAGAAAATTTACATCAAAAAAGAAGAGCTTTTGGAGGATACTTATAGTCCATTTAAAGACAAATATCCGGACGGAAATATAGAGCTTAGTCTGGAAGACTGCATACAATGGATGGTGGTCTACAGCGATAATAATTTGACAGATATTCTGCTAAGACTAATCGGAGGTCCTGATTATGTTCAGCAATTCATTAACAGCAAGAATATTGTCATCAAAAATGATGAAGAAGGTATGCATAAGGACTGGGATTCCCAATTCATCAATACCATCACTCCTAACGAAGCTACCCAACTTCTGGAACAATTCTACACCGGGAAAATATTAAATAAAGAACATACAAAATGGCTGTATACAGCCATGCTGAATAATGCGACAGGAGCCAAAAGGCTTAAAGGGAAGTTACCCAAGGATGTTAAAGTAGCCCACCGCACCGGAACCTCATTCACCAATAAAGCAGGAATGACAGGTGCCGTTAATGATTATGGAATTATTGAACTCTCAGATAAAAAGAGAATATATATTGCTGTTCTTGTACATGATACTTATGAGACATTTGAAAACTCAGAGGCGATTATTGCCGATATTGCCAAAGCAGCCTATAATCACTACAAAAAATAA
- a CDS encoding serine hydrolase domain-containing protein, protein MTKTKLFITLAVSVLLSVNAKAQKTTSYSKKIDSIMTTSAPLKFNGVALVSQNGKTKYLKAHGYKDFEKKIALKVDDQFEIMSNSKQVTAVLILQAAEQGKLDLQTPIKKYLPTLTQSWADTVTIHHLLNHTHGIIDREKPTAFKAGSQFKYGNLSYMLLGEILQNTTGKSFTEQANSLFKKLKMDKTFVYNSKNNQALVPGYRSENNQFEKVEKSFLNDEIAPAAGIVSTVEDLAKWDQALFKGKLLSPKFQKLILTPSTSSQHNVFGKESMGFGYNIRFIKEAGLNYYAVTGLGDGFTCLNVYFPSTDTSLVILENQMPQNSEHWSFKEAAIKNAVLKSIPSK, encoded by the coding sequence ATGACCAAGACAAAATTATTTATCACTCTTGCGGTTTCCGTACTGCTGTCTGTTAATGCAAAGGCACAGAAAACAACTTCCTATTCAAAAAAAATTGACAGTATCATGACGACTTCTGCTCCATTGAAATTCAATGGAGTGGCTTTGGTTTCTCAAAATGGTAAAACAAAATATTTGAAGGCCCATGGATATAAAGATTTCGAAAAAAAAATTGCTTTAAAGGTTGATGACCAGTTTGAAATCATGTCAAATTCAAAACAAGTCACTGCTGTTCTGATTTTGCAAGCTGCTGAACAGGGAAAGCTTGATCTTCAGACTCCCATAAAAAAATATCTTCCAACCCTTACACAATCCTGGGCAGATACCGTCACGATACACCATCTTTTGAATCATACTCATGGTATTATAGACAGGGAAAAACCAACTGCATTTAAAGCCGGATCACAGTTTAAATATGGGAATCTATCTTATATGCTTCTTGGAGAAATTCTTCAAAACACCACCGGAAAAAGCTTTACAGAACAAGCAAACTCTCTTTTCAAAAAGCTGAAGATGGACAAAACGTTTGTGTATAACAGTAAAAACAATCAGGCCTTGGTTCCTGGCTATAGAAGTGAAAATAATCAATTTGAAAAAGTAGAAAAATCATTTTTAAATGATGAAATTGCTCCCGCAGCAGGAATTGTTTCTACTGTAGAGGATCTTGCAAAATGGGATCAGGCATTATTTAAAGGAAAACTTCTTTCCCCAAAATTTCAAAAACTGATCCTCACTCCTTCTACTTCTTCTCAACATAATGTTTTTGGAAAAGAAAGTATGGGATTTGGCTATAATATCAGGTTCATCAAAGAGGCTGGGCTTAATTATTATGCAGTGACGGGACTTGGTGATGGCTTTACATGTCTGAATGTATACTTTCCGTCTACAGATACAAGTCTGGTTATTCTTGAAAACCAAATGCCTCAAAACAGTGAACATTGGAGTTTTAAGGAAGCCGCTATTAAAAATGCTGTACTAAAAAGCATTCCTTCAAAATAA